One window from the genome of Amaranthus tricolor cultivar Red isolate AtriRed21 chromosome 9, ASM2621246v1, whole genome shotgun sequence encodes:
- the LOC130823317 gene encoding uncharacterized protein LOC130823317 has product MVSKGGISVDPEKIKAITEWPIPRNVTELLKKGIQFQWNERHTIAFEELKKRLTTAPVLAMPDCSKPFEVYCDASFEGLRKDVSDFVSKCLVCQRVKFERQKSSGLLQPLSVPDGKWDSISMDFVEAFGSKLCLSTAFHPATDSQTERTIQTLEDLLRCCVLDFEGTWEDKLPMVEFAYNNSFQSSIRMAPYEAFYGRKCRVPLCWDLMDRTIPEGPDVIQESIDALKNVQQNMRAT; this is encoded by the exons ATGGTGTCTAAGGGTGGAATTTCTGTAGATCCTGAGAAGATTAAAGCAATAACGGAATGGCCGATTCCTCGAAATGTGACTGAA ctgttgaagaaagggATACAATTTCAGTGGAATGAGAGGCACACAATTGCTTTCGAGGAATTAAAGAAGAGACTTACTACCGCCCCTGTATTAGCAATGCCTGATTGTAGCAAGCCATTCGAGGTCTATTGTGATGCTTCATTCGAAG gtctaAGGAAAGACGTCTCTGATTTTGTGTCTAAGTGCCTAGTCTGCCAAAGGGTAAAGTTTGAGAGACAAAAGAGTTCAGGGTTGCTTCAACCGTTGTCGGTACCAGATGGGAAGTGGGACTCgatttctatggactttgtg GAAGCTTTTGGGAGTAAGTTGTGCttgagtactgcttttcatcctGCGACAGATAGTCAAACTGAGAGAACTATTCAgactttagaggatcttttgagatgttgtgtgtTGGACTTTGAAGGAACCTGGGAAGATAAATTACCGATGGTGGAGTTCGCCTACAACAACAGTTTCCaatctagtattaggatggcaccGTATGAAGCTTTTTATGGAAGGAAGTGCCGAGTACCTTTGTGTTGGGATTTGATGGATAGGACCATTCCCGAAGGTCCAGATGTGATTCAGGAATCCATTGATGCTCTGAAGAATGTTcaacagaacatgagagcaACATAG
- the LOC130824553 gene encoding uncharacterized protein LOC130824553 isoform X1, translating into MESSAPTSSTGALLNVLTNRGWFFNDLTQIRPIIAIHSAIHGDSFTIESLESELCNLDLRSIGGKSLPDSSILRKASQFLQPPKVLQIASVQDISRSSEVDVNKSSSKRRLLKIVLSDGQSEVTAVEYSPIPSLSDNVVPGTKVRIEKKLVVRYGIVCLTSDVITVLGGVVESLYEEWQMNQKYAGFSRSSIKLGLDNDASGPPPFEKLQIGGTKSGYALNVPRNNRSGAAKSSREADIRQLDQKQASITKAGVNANLKIDLSSHRAEENPSSSDNRPKEVAEYIPIQNQAAAQKLLQKMNAPNKNERYRGSRYKGKGAQEEKQVFTLEEWERRKAGGIPTAREEPLDITHDEYLARQLQNQFNLEVHQEQWDPQRDEAENIRMNMFTFERDDNEFHGSGFRGRGRGRGRGRGRGGGRGRGRGRGRG; encoded by the exons ATGGAGTCATCAGCTCCAACTTCCTCTACAGGAGCCCTATTGAATGTCTTAACCAACAGAGGTTGGTTTTTTAATGATCTCACTCAAATTCGACCTATTATCGCTATACATTCTGCCATTCATGGCGATTCCTTCACTATCGAATCCCTAGAATCCGAGCTTTGTAATCTTGACTTACGTTCTATTGGCGGGAAATCATTACCAGATTCTTCTATTCTTCGGAAGGCATCTCAGTTTCTTCAGCCTCCTAAAGTTCTTCAA ATTGCTTCAGTGCAGGATATAAGTAGGAGCAGTGAGGTTGATGTGAACAAGAGTTCGAGTAAACGAAGGCTCCTAAAGATTGTTTTGAGTGATGGACAATCGGAAGTTACAGCCGTTGAATACTCTCCTATCCCCTCGTTGTCCGATAATGTCGTTCCTGGAACTAAG GTCCGGATAGAAAAGAAACTGGTGGTTCGATATGGAATTGTTTGCCTTACATCAGATGTGATAACTGTCCTGGGAGGAGTTGTGGAATCTTTGTATGAAGAGTGGCAGATGAATCAGAAGTATGCAGGTTTCTCCCGATCCTCTATCAAGCTAGGTCTAGACAATGATGCTTCTGGTCCCCCACCTTTTGAGAAATTGCAGATTGGAGGGACTAAATCTGGTTATGCTCTCAATG TCCCCAGGAACAACAGATCTGGTGCTGCTAAATCATCTAGAGAAGCTGATATCCGACAGTTGGATCAAAAGCAAGCTTCAATTACTAAAGCTGGTGTAAATGCTAATCTGAAGATTGATTTAAGTTCTCATAGAGCTGAAGAAAATCCAAGTAGCTCTGATAATAGACCAAAAGAAG TGGCAGAGTACATTCCTATTCAGAATCAAGCTGCTGCACAAAAACTCCTGCAAAAGATGAATGCCCCAAACAAGAATGAAAGGTACAGAGGATCAAGGTACAAGGGGAAGGGGGCACAAGAAGAGAAACAAGTTTTCACTCTTGAAGAGTGGGAAAGGAGAAAAGCAGGAGGAATTCCTACTGCTAGAGAAGAGCCTCTTGATATCACTCATGATGAGTATCTTGCTAGGCAACTTCAAAACCAGTTTAATTTGGAAGTTCATCAG GAACAATGGGATCCTCAGAGGGATGAGGCAGAAAACATAAGGATGAACATGTTTACTTTTGAAAGAGATGATAATGAATTCCACGGATCTGGATTCAGAGGAAGGGGCAGAGGGAGAGGGAGgggaagaggaagaggagggGGCCGAGGGAGAGGGAGAGGGAGAGGTAGAGGCTAA
- the LOC130824553 gene encoding uncharacterized protein LOC130824553 isoform X2, translating into MYLGPCHWYWENIASVQDISRSSEVDVNKSSSKRRLLKIVLSDGQSEVTAVEYSPIPSLSDNVVPGTKVRIEKKLVVRYGIVCLTSDVITVLGGVVESLYEEWQMNQKYAGFSRSSIKLGLDNDASGPPPFEKLQIGGTKSGYALNVPRNNRSGAAKSSREADIRQLDQKQASITKAGVNANLKIDLSSHRAEENPSSSDNRPKEVAEYIPIQNQAAAQKLLQKMNAPNKNERYRGSRYKGKGAQEEKQVFTLEEWERRKAGGIPTAREEPLDITHDEYLARQLQNQFNLEVHQEQWDPQRDEAENIRMNMFTFERDDNEFHGSGFRGRGRGRGRGRGRGGGRGRGRGRGRG; encoded by the exons ATGTATCTCGGCCCTTGCCACTGGTATTGGGAGAAT ATTGCTTCAGTGCAGGATATAAGTAGGAGCAGTGAGGTTGATGTGAACAAGAGTTCGAGTAAACGAAGGCTCCTAAAGATTGTTTTGAGTGATGGACAATCGGAAGTTACAGCCGTTGAATACTCTCCTATCCCCTCGTTGTCCGATAATGTCGTTCCTGGAACTAAG GTCCGGATAGAAAAGAAACTGGTGGTTCGATATGGAATTGTTTGCCTTACATCAGATGTGATAACTGTCCTGGGAGGAGTTGTGGAATCTTTGTATGAAGAGTGGCAGATGAATCAGAAGTATGCAGGTTTCTCCCGATCCTCTATCAAGCTAGGTCTAGACAATGATGCTTCTGGTCCCCCACCTTTTGAGAAATTGCAGATTGGAGGGACTAAATCTGGTTATGCTCTCAATG TCCCCAGGAACAACAGATCTGGTGCTGCTAAATCATCTAGAGAAGCTGATATCCGACAGTTGGATCAAAAGCAAGCTTCAATTACTAAAGCTGGTGTAAATGCTAATCTGAAGATTGATTTAAGTTCTCATAGAGCTGAAGAAAATCCAAGTAGCTCTGATAATAGACCAAAAGAAG TGGCAGAGTACATTCCTATTCAGAATCAAGCTGCTGCACAAAAACTCCTGCAAAAGATGAATGCCCCAAACAAGAATGAAAGGTACAGAGGATCAAGGTACAAGGGGAAGGGGGCACAAGAAGAGAAACAAGTTTTCACTCTTGAAGAGTGGGAAAGGAGAAAAGCAGGAGGAATTCCTACTGCTAGAGAAGAGCCTCTTGATATCACTCATGATGAGTATCTTGCTAGGCAACTTCAAAACCAGTTTAATTTGGAAGTTCATCAG GAACAATGGGATCCTCAGAGGGATGAGGCAGAAAACATAAGGATGAACATGTTTACTTTTGAAAGAGATGATAATGAATTCCACGGATCTGGATTCAGAGGAAGGGGCAGAGGGAGAGGGAGgggaagaggaagaggagggGGCCGAGGGAGAGGGAGAGGGAGAGGTAGAGGCTAA